AGAATCCAAACAAAAATTAGAAAAAATTCGTTTGGAATTATTACGATTAAAAGCTTTTTAATATCTGCAATCCAAGGAGCAACAAATTAGAATGGAACAGAATAGAATAAATAATTAAAACGAACTCCAAAAGCAGCGGGGGGTTCGTTTATTATTGAACGTTTTTTTACATAATGGGAGTGCTAATTGTTGCTGTGTATCCCTAATTTGATTAAGCTAAAGGTACATCAATTTTTTTATCATGACTCATACTACATACAATACAACGGTTTCCGATATTTAAAGTACACTGTTGATTTCGCTAATATGTTGATGAGAACTGAAATCAACATTAAATTTAACCGCCTGTTTAAAATAACAAAATGGAGGGGAAATATGGATTGGGAACAAATTTATTCTCATGCATTTCAATGGGTGAAAGAAGCTGGAGAAAAAATTCGTCTGTCATTTGATAAAACCTTAAATATTCAAACCAAGTCAAATCCAAATGATCTTGTTACGAACATAGATAAAGAGACAGAGCAGTTTTTTATAAGTAAAATTCGCGAAACTTATCCCGGACATAAAATTCTCGGAGAAGAAGGATTTGGGGATAAACCTGAAAACCTTAATGGAATTGTGTGGCTTATTGATCCCATAGACGGGACGATGAATTTTATTCATCAGCAGCGGAATTTTGCCATTTCTATCGGCGTGTATGAAAATGGTGTCGGGAAAATCGGACTTGTATATGATGTCGTTCATGATGAGTTATACCATGCAGTAAAAGGCAGTGGCGCATATATAAATGACAAGCCTATCCCTGTTTTACATCCAAGAAAAGTAAATGAATCGATCATTGCTTTAAATGCCACATGGGTTATGGAAAATCGCCGAATTGATCATAATCTCTTAATCCCCTTGGTTCGAGAGGCACGAGGAACCAGGTCATATGGTACAGCTGCTTTGGAAATGGTGTTTGTAGCAGCAGGCCGGATTGATGCATATATTTCCATGAGATTGTCACCCTGGGATTTTGCTGGAGGTGCAGTCATTGTAGAGGAACTTGGGGGCATTGTGACAAACTTAAGAGGAGAAAAACTTGATTTTCTCTCAAATGATTCCTTGTTGGTGGCAAGACCTGGTTTACATGAAACCATCTTGCAGGAATATTTAAAATGCGGCAAGTGGTAAAAAGAAGCCTATTAAAAGGCTTCTTTTCAAGTTATAATTGTCCTTTTTCCCGCATTTTCTTTTTTGTTGTAAAGCCTAATCCCATAATTACAATAACAGCTGCAATACAGCCAAAAACCCCTAACAGACTTTGTTCAGCAATGGCAACGCCAATTCCCATAATACTTGCTGCAGCCAGTATTGCATAAAAGAGCAATGGCCATTTAACTCGGTTCATCTTAAAAACCCCTTATGTTTATTAATATAATTTTATTCTACATAAAATCGTTTTAAGTTTCCACAGTAAATATGGTATAATAATTTGGTTATGGATGAGAAACTATAATTAGGTTATTTATTGAATAAAGTCAGGAGTGGAATTTTTTGAAAACAAGAAATGATATAAGAAATATTGCAATCATTGCCCACGTTGACCATGGGAAAACAACATTGGTCGATCAGTTATTAAAACAATCAGGTATTTTTCGTTCAAACGAACACGTTGAAGAACGGGCAATGGATTCAAACGATTTAGAGAGAGAACGCGGGATTACGATCCTGGCCAAAAATACAGCCATCCAATATAAAGACACTAGAATTAATATCTTGGATACCCCTGGGCATGCTGATTTTGGCGGTGAAGTAGAACGGATCATGAAAATGGTAGATGGGGTACTTCTTGTAGTTGATGCATATGAGGGATGTATGCCGCAGACTCGTTTCGTGCTTAAAAAAGCTTTAGAGCAAAATTTAACGCCAATCGTAGTCGTTAATAAGATTGACCGTGATTTTGCCCGTCCAAATGAAGTAGTTGATGAAGTAATTGATCTGTTTATTGAACTTGATGCAAACGAAGACCAATTAGAATTTCCGGTTATTTATGCATCTGCTATTAACGGAACTGCAAGCCTTGATCCTGAAAAACAGGATGAAAATATGCAATGCTTATACGAAGCAATAATTGAAAATATGCCTGCTCCGATTGATAATAGCGATGAACCACTTCAATTTCAAGTTGCTCTTCTCGATTATAATGAATATGTCGGCAGAATTGGAATCGGCCGTGTATTCCGCGGTACCATGAAAGTTGGGCAGCAGGTCGCATTAATGAAGCTTGATGGATCTGTGAAACAATTCCGCGTGACCAAAATTTTAGGTTTCTTTGGTTTAAAACGTGAAGAAGTTGAGGAAGCAAAAGCAGGTGATTTAGTAGCTGTTTCCGGGATGGAAGATATTAATGTGGGTGAAACTGTTTGTCCAATTGAACAGCAGGAAGCTTTGCCAGTATTACGAATTGACGAGCCAACACTGCAAATGACTTTTGTTGTCAATAACAGCCCGTTTGCAGGTCGTGAAGGCAAATATCTAACAGCGAGAAAGATTGAAGAAAGATTACGGGCGCAGTTACAAACAGATGTGAGTTTACGTGTTGAAAATACTGACTCACCAGATGCATGGATTGTTTCTGGCCGTGGAGAACTTCATTTATCTATCTTAATTGAAAATATGCGTCGTGAAGGATATGAGCTTCAAGTTTCAAAGCCTGAGGTTATTGTAAAAGAAATGGATGGCGTTCGTTGTGAGCCAATTGAGAGAGTTCAAATTGATGTGCCTGAAGAGCATACTGGTGCCGTTATGGAATCCATTGGAGCGCGTAAAGGCGAACTTCTAGACATGATTAATAATGGAAACGGTCAGGTTCGTCTGATCTTTAATGTACCTGCTCGCGGCTTAATTGGCTATACAACCGAATTTTTAACCCTAACACGCGGATACGGTATTATCAATCACACGTTTGATAGCTATCAGCCAATGGCTCCTGGACAGGTAGGAGGCAGACGTCAAGGTGTTCTTGTATCAATGGAGACAGGAAAAGCATCAACATATGGTATTATGCAGGTTGAAGACAGGGGTACCATTTTTGTTGAGCCAGGTACTGAAATCTATGAAGGAATGATTGTTGGCGAACATACCCGAGAAAACGATCTAACCGTCAATATCACAAAAGTGAAGCAACAGACAAATGTCCGCTCTGCAACAAAAGATCAGACTTCAGTTATTAAAAAACCACGGATCATGTCATTGGAGGAGTCTTTAGAGTATTTGGATGAAGACGAATATTGCGAAGTAACCCCGAAATCGATCCGACTTCGGAAGAAGATTCTTGATAAGAGTGAACGGGAACGAGTAGCCAAAAAGAAAAAATATGCTGAAATGAGTTAATTTTAAAGGGGTGCACGCCGTGGACGAGTTAAAATCCTTTTCACCGAGCCTTAGATTTTTCATCGAGCTTGCTGCAGGAAATTCGCCCATAACAAAAAGTGATATTGAAATGGGTGTCATGTTTCAATATATCTTCATTGTGATCTTGTCTGTTATTGTATACAGATTAGGTTTTGCCAAAAAGCTGCCTCTAATGAAAAACGTAATTATTTATACGTGTCTAGTACTTGGCTGTTTATTGTTACTATTATTTTCTTACGGGCTGCCGATCGCAGAAGGTTTATTAGTTGCAGCAATTGTATTAATTATCTATAAATTTCGCTTACACCAGTCGAAAAAGCAGCAGACAGAAGCAAAATAACGGGGGTTAAATCATGACGTCGTTACATGATGTTTTATATAATTGGCTTACGATTAAGGTGGTTTGCGATGCTCGTCCAGAGGATACCGCGGCAAAAGAAACGCTTGACCATTTTGATAAAATTCTTCATTCTGAGTATGAAGTAGAGAAGATTGACATAACGAAAGATGATGTTATGTATTTTCTTTCATATCAGCATAAGGAAGAAGAAAAGAAAACTCGATTTCCGCGAGAATTAATTGAAATCATGCTGAATCAAATTAATAAAGAACCTGAAAAATACGTGAATTTTGAATAAAAAAACACAAGTTCTTTTCGAAATTGAAAAGAACTTGTGTTTTTTTTACCATTCATCCTTATCTGGTCTTGCCCGATAAAAGCGAAAATTTCCTGTGGCCATTCTGGCATTGGTTTTATCAGCAATACGCTCGCTGCATTCTACGCACATATATGTATGAATGGGACGGTTTCGAAGCCGTTTGGCCATAAGGGATTCGTCATCAATATTTTCAATCTTATCGCAAATAACACATTTTACTCTCATTAATGCACCTCTTCAATTCATGATCGAATCTGAATATTTATATTATACTATAGCATGAAGTTGACCTGATAGATAATCTCGCATTTATTTGCTGAAAAAAAGGGATAGTAGTAATATTAGAATAACGAGCATGTGGAAGGAAAAATAAGGGGTTGGAAACATGGTAAATGAAGTGGAACCAAAGCTAATCAAGCCATTATTTGATGAGTTGCAAAAGGAAAAATTTGTGACTTTGGCATCAGTTGATCATGTAACAGGCGGTCCTAATATAAGTGCGATTTCTTGGATACTGGCAAAAGATGATGCTACCATTTATTTTGCTATTGATCATCGTTCGAGGGTCATTGAGAATATAAAAAAAATTAACTTGGTTGTTATCACTTTATTTGCGAATGAGTCTACTTATTCTATCCAGGGAGAGGCTTCCATTATGGCAGAAAGAATCCCGGATGTCCCATTAAAGCTGGCATTGGTAAAGGTAAAAATCACAGAGGTAAGAGATGTGATGTTTTATGGATCCAAAATTGTGACCGATGTAAAGTATGATAAAACCTATGACAAAGTTGCGGCTGAACGTTTGGATACGCAAGTCATGAACCAATTGAAAAAAGCTTAGTGAGCTGCACTAAGCTTTTTTAATACCTATTTTTGGTGGTTTGATTGGTCCTCTTGTTCTTTTTTTAGTTGTTTTTCTTCATTCGCAGGAAGCTTGTGATTTTGCTTATCCGGTGCTTTTTGAGGACTTGGTGTAATTAAATCTCCAGGTATCTCGGGCATTAGTCTTCCAGCTACATCCGCGAGCTCTTCCATAATCCCGCGAATGGGCTTGCCGTTTTTAATATCCCCTTGTATTTCTTTAAGCCGTTCTGTTGTATCTGCATCAGCAACTACAACAGCATAGGCTCCATAAGGGTCCTTTTTTAGG
Above is a genomic segment from Neobacillus endophyticus containing:
- a CDS encoding YlaF family protein; translated protein: MNRVKWPLLFYAILAAASIMGIGVAIAEQSLLGVFGCIAAVIVIMGLGFTTKKKMREKGQL
- a CDS encoding YlaI family protein; translated protein: MRVKCVICDKIENIDDESLMAKRLRNRPIHTYMCVECSERIADKTNARMATGNFRFYRARPDKDEW
- the typA gene encoding translational GTPase TypA is translated as MKTRNDIRNIAIIAHVDHGKTTLVDQLLKQSGIFRSNEHVEERAMDSNDLERERGITILAKNTAIQYKDTRINILDTPGHADFGGEVERIMKMVDGVLLVVDAYEGCMPQTRFVLKKALEQNLTPIVVVNKIDRDFARPNEVVDEVIDLFIELDANEDQLEFPVIYASAINGTASLDPEKQDENMQCLYEAIIENMPAPIDNSDEPLQFQVALLDYNEYVGRIGIGRVFRGTMKVGQQVALMKLDGSVKQFRVTKILGFFGLKREEVEEAKAGDLVAVSGMEDINVGETVCPIEQQEALPVLRIDEPTLQMTFVVNNSPFAGREGKYLTARKIEERLRAQLQTDVSLRVENTDSPDAWIVSGRGELHLSILIENMRREGYELQVSKPEVIVKEMDGVRCEPIERVQIDVPEEHTGAVMESIGARKGELLDMINNGNGQVRLIFNVPARGLIGYTTEFLTLTRGYGIINHTFDSYQPMAPGQVGGRRQGVLVSMETGKASTYGIMQVEDRGTIFVEPGTEIYEGMIVGEHTRENDLTVNITKVKQQTNVRSATKDQTSVIKKPRIMSLEESLEYLDEDEYCEVTPKSIRLRKKILDKSERERVAKKKKYAEMS
- a CDS encoding YlaH-like family protein; the protein is MTKSDIEMGVMFQYIFIVILSVIVYRLGFAKKLPLMKNVIIYTCLVLGCLLLLLFSYGLPIAEGLLVAAIVLIIYKFRLHQSKKQQTEAK
- a CDS encoding pyridoxamine 5'-phosphate oxidase family protein, with the translated sequence MVNEVEPKLIKPLFDELQKEKFVTLASVDHVTGGPNISAISWILAKDDATIYFAIDHRSRVIENIKKINLVVITLFANESTYSIQGEASIMAERIPDVPLKLALVKVKITEVRDVMFYGSKIVTDVKYDKTYDKVAAERLDTQVMNQLKKA
- a CDS encoding inositol monophosphatase family protein, whose translation is MDWEQIYSHAFQWVKEAGEKIRLSFDKTLNIQTKSNPNDLVTNIDKETEQFFISKIRETYPGHKILGEEGFGDKPENLNGIVWLIDPIDGTMNFIHQQRNFAISIGVYENGVGKIGLVYDVVHDELYHAVKGSGAYINDKPIPVLHPRKVNESIIALNATWVMENRRIDHNLLIPLVREARGTRSYGTAALEMVFVAAGRIDAYISMRLSPWDFAGGAVIVEELGGIVTNLRGEKLDFLSNDSLLVARPGLHETILQEYLKCGKW